In Halarcobacter bivalviorum, a genomic segment contains:
- a CDS encoding anaerobic ribonucleoside-triphosphate reductase activating protein, whose translation MKKIIYSITPFTTVDYKDHLSCIVWFIHCNMQCQYCYNSNIVSAKNGQYTVEDLYDFLKRRVGLLDSVVLSGGEATIHNLLPICKEIKEFGFKIKLDTNGSNPKLIKTLLDRNLLDFVSLDFKATEEKFKMITKSLLYDRFLETLELLNKSKINYEVRTTLHRDLLDEDDINLMQNTLINRGYKKSFYLQNFLETTNFKNLKESHTAYDKNKIENNLELIFRN comes from the coding sequence TTGAAAAAGATCATTTATAGTATTACACCCTTTACAACAGTTGACTATAAAGACCATCTTTCTTGTATTGTATGGTTTATTCATTGTAATATGCAGTGTCAATATTGCTATAATAGTAATATTGTCTCTGCAAAAAATGGACAATATACAGTAGAAGATTTATATGATTTTTTAAAAAGAAGAGTAGGGCTTTTAGATTCTGTTGTATTAAGTGGTGGAGAAGCTACAATTCATAATCTCTTACCTATTTGTAAAGAGATAAAAGAGTTTGGTTTTAAAATAAAACTTGATACAAATGGTTCAAACCCAAAACTAATTAAAACACTACTTGATAGAAATCTATTAGACTTTGTTTCTTTAGATTTTAAAGCTACAGAAGAAAAATTTAAAATGATTACGAAAAGTTTGTTATATGATAGATTTTTAGAAACTTTAGAGTTATTAAATAAATCAAAAATAAATTATGAAGTAAGAACAACTTTGCATAGAGATTTATTAGATGAAGACGATATTAATCTTATGCAAAATACTTTGATAAATAGAGGTTATAAAAAAAGCTTTTATCTTCAAAATTTTTTAGAAACAACAAACTTTAAGAATTTAAAAGAGAGCCATACTGCTTATGATAAAAATAAAATTGAAAATAATTTAGAGCTCATCTTTAGAAATTAA
- a CDS encoding response regulator transcription factor → MQKNLLNDLKILCVEDEENISKLLKNAIGENFYSFAIAKDGIEGLEKFEKVSPDIIITDIMMPKLDGLEMTKKIKELNDSIPIIILSAFSEKEKLLKAIDLGISKYFIKPFDPEELLEYITVLAQKIDKQRVICLNKYFSFDVNSKNLFEKESLIKLSKREKEFINLLVKSKKDFVSIDTMKTILWEDEVVSDERIRTFIKRLRQKTNKELIVNISGQGYLISKDEL, encoded by the coding sequence GTGCAAAAAAATTTATTAAATGATTTAAAGATTTTATGTGTTGAAGATGAAGAAAATATTTCAAAACTATTAAAAAATGCAATTGGAGAGAACTTTTACTCTTTTGCAATTGCAAAAGATGGTATTGAAGGTTTAGAAAAATTTGAAAAAGTTTCACCTGATATTATAATTACTGATATTATGATGCCTAAACTTGATGGTTTAGAGATGACAAAAAAAATCAAAGAATTAAATGATTCTATCCCTATTATTATTTTAAGTGCTTTTTCTGAAAAAGAGAAACTTTTAAAAGCAATTGATTTAGGAATAAGTAAATATTTTATAAAACCTTTTGACCCTGAAGAGTTATTAGAATATATAACAGTATTAGCACAAAAGATTGATAAACAAAGGGTTATTTGTTTAAATAAATATTTCTCTTTTGATGTAAATAGTAAAAATCTTTTTGAAAAAGAGAGCTTAATAAAATTAAGTAAAAGAGAGAAAGAATTTATTAATTTATTAGTTAAAAGTAAAAAAGATTTTGTATCAATTGATACAATGAAAACTATCTTATGGGAAGATGAGGTTGTTTCAGATGAAAGAATTAGAACTTTTATTAAAAGATTAAGACAAAAAACAAATAAAGAACTAATTGTAAATATTTCAGGACAAGGATATTTAATTTCTAAAGATGAGCTCTAA
- the hemB gene encoding porphobilinogen synthase, translated as MFKRFRRLRINETLRNLVQETTLTSNDFIYPLFVREGKNIKKEIESMPGVFQMSIDEILKECEYIRTVGLNSIILFAIPDVKDSVGSECLCDESIIARTIRAIKAKFPDMFIVTDLCFCEYTDHGHCGILDPKTGTVDNDKTLEISAQQAIVHAKAGADMIAPSGMMDGIIECLRTALDSNGYKDLPIMAYSTKFASAYYGPFRDVAESTPSFGDRRTYQMNPANRLEALEESLEDEKQGADILMVKPALAFMDVIRDIRNNSNLPICAYNVSGEYAMLKHAGAAGLIDYERVMLETLIGFKRAGADLIITYHAKEACELLNKK; from the coding sequence ATGTTTAAAAGATTTAGAAGATTAAGAATTAATGAAACTCTAAGAAATCTAGTACAAGAGACTACTCTTACATCAAATGATTTTATCTATCCACTATTTGTAAGAGAAGGTAAAAATATTAAAAAAGAGATTGAATCAATGCCTGGTGTATTCCAAATGAGTATTGATGAAATTTTAAAAGAGTGTGAATATATAAGAACAGTTGGATTAAATTCAATTATTCTTTTTGCGATTCCAGATGTAAAAGACTCTGTTGGAAGTGAGTGTTTATGTGATGAGAGTATTATTGCAAGAACAATTAGAGCAATAAAAGCAAAATTTCCAGATATGTTTATTGTAACTGACCTTTGTTTTTGTGAGTATACAGACCATGGACATTGTGGAATTTTAGATCCTAAAACAGGAACAGTTGATAATGATAAAACATTAGAAATATCTGCACAACAAGCAATTGTTCACGCAAAAGCTGGGGCTGATATGATTGCTCCTTCTGGAATGATGGATGGAATTATTGAATGTTTAAGAACAGCTCTTGATTCAAATGGTTATAAAGACCTTCCTATTATGGCTTATTCTACAAAATTTGCAAGTGCATATTATGGACCATTTAGAGATGTTGCAGAATCAACTCCATCTTTTGGAGATAGAAGAACATATCAAATGAATCCTGCAAATAGATTAGAAGCTTTAGAAGAGTCTTTAGAAGATGAAAAGCAAGGTGCAGATATTTTAATGGTTAAACCTGCTTTAGCATTTATGGATGTAATAAGAGATATTAGAAATAACTCAAATCTTCCTATTTGTGCATATAATGTAAGTGGAGAGTATGCAATGCTTAAACATGCAGGTGCAGCTGGACTTATTGATTATGAAAGAGTAATGTTAGAGACATTAATAGGATTTAAAAGAGCTGGTGCTGATTTAATTATTACTTATCATGCAAAAGAGGCTTGTGAACTTTTAAATAAAAAATAG
- the nrdD gene encoding anaerobic ribonucleoside-triphosphate reductase — protein sequence MQSIELKKLQERRTRCIVYTRVMGYHRPVESFNIGKKGEHKQRIKFLEKDHL from the coding sequence ATGCAAAGCATAGAGCTTAAAAAGTTACAAGAAAGAAGAACAAGATGTATTGTATATACGAGAGTTATGGGATATCATAGACCAGTTGAAAGTTTTAATATTGGTAAAAAAGGTGAACATAAACAAAGGATAAAGTTTCTTGAAAAAGATCATTTATAG
- a CDS encoding ribonucleoside triphosphate reductase, producing MVKKILKRDGNYEEFHPYKIKDAVKKAFKSAHLTFDSSIFFNVLAIIDQKRVVAVEDIQDAIENELFKARYFDVMKSFMLYRHLHKLQREQVLGLNDDTTYINSTQTIEEYINGSDWRIKANSNTGYSHAGLINNTAGKVIANYWLDKVYSKEEGQAHRNADYHIHDLDCLSGYCAGWSLRVLLDEGFNGVRGRVESTAPNHFREALGQMANFLGILQSEWAGAQAFSSFDTYLAPYVFKDKLSFNEVKKNIRSFIYNLNVPARWGQSPFTNVTIDWTVPEDLKDQIPTKNQEHLFKGIEDEELLEKAKAKGYNSLTSMTYKAFQKQMDMINKAYYEVMTEGDKTGQPFTFPIPTVNITEDFDWYGENTDLLFENTAKIGSSYFQNFIGSQYTKDEKGNLILNDKAYKPGHVRSMCCRLQLDLRELLKRGGGLFGSAEMTGSIGVVTINMARLGYLFQGDKDSLLSRLEELMDLAKSTLEKKRVFVNEMYERGLFPYTKRYLPSFNNHFSTIGVNGINEMIINFTQKEFDIASEYGISFANEILEFMRDKMVHYQEETGNLYNLEATPAEGTTYRFAKEDKKRYKDILQAGFGKNIYYTNSSQLPVDYTDDVFKALDLQDNLQTKYTGGTVLHLYMQEKISSVEACRKLVKNVISNYTLPYITITPVFSICPKHGYISGEYEYCPKCDQEILDEELENAKHRA from the coding sequence ATGGTAAAAAAAATATTAAAAAGAGATGGAAATTATGAAGAGTTTCATCCTTATAAAATTAAGGATGCAGTAAAAAAAGCTTTTAAAAGTGCACACCTCACTTTTGATTCTTCAATATTTTTTAATGTATTAGCAATTATTGATCAAAAAAGAGTAGTTGCAGTAGAAGATATTCAAGATGCAATAGAAAATGAACTTTTTAAGGCAAGATATTTTGATGTAATGAAATCTTTCATGTTATATAGACATCTTCATAAATTACAAAGAGAACAAGTTTTAGGTTTAAATGATGATACAACTTATATTAATTCTACACAAACAATTGAAGAGTATATAAATGGAAGTGACTGGAGAATTAAAGCAAACTCTAATACAGGTTATTCTCATGCTGGACTTATAAATAATACTGCAGGAAAAGTTATTGCAAATTATTGGTTAGATAAAGTCTATTCAAAGGAAGAAGGGCAAGCTCATAGAAATGCAGATTATCATATCCATGATTTGGATTGTTTAAGTGGGTATTGTGCTGGATGGAGTTTAAGAGTATTACTTGATGAGGGTTTTAATGGTGTTAGAGGAAGAGTTGAGAGTACTGCTCCTAATCACTTTAGAGAAGCCTTAGGTCAAATGGCAAATTTTCTAGGAATATTACAAAGCGAATGGGCAGGTGCACAAGCATTTTCTTCTTTTGATACTTATTTAGCTCCTTATGTTTTTAAAGATAAATTATCTTTTAATGAAGTAAAGAAAAATATTCGAAGTTTTATTTATAATTTAAATGTTCCTGCAAGATGGGGACAAAGCCCTTTTACAAATGTAACTATTGATTGGACCGTTCCTGAAGATTTAAAAGATCAAATTCCAACAAAAAATCAAGAGCATCTTTTTAAAGGAATAGAAGATGAAGAGCTTTTAGAAAAAGCAAAAGCAAAAGGTTATAACTCTTTAACTTCAATGACCTATAAAGCTTTTCAAAAGCAGATGGATATGATAAATAAAGCTTATTATGAAGTAATGACAGAAGGAGATAAAACAGGGCAACCTTTTACTTTTCCTATTCCAACTGTTAATATTACAGAAGATTTTGACTGGTATGGAGAAAATACTGATTTACTTTTTGAAAATACTGCAAAAATAGGTAGCTCATATTTTCAAAACTTTATAGGAAGCCAATATACAAAAGATGAAAAAGGAAATCTAATTTTAAATGATAAGGCTTATAAACCTGGTCACGTAAGGTCAATGTGCTGTAGATTACAACTTGATTTAAGAGAACTTCTTAAACGAGGTGGTGGTCTTTTTGGAAGTGCAGAAATGACAGGAAGTATTGGTGTCGTAACAATTAATATGGCTAGACTTGGGTATCTGTTTCAAGGAGATAAAGATAGCTTATTATCTAGACTTGAAGAGTTAATGGACTTAGCAAAATCAACTTTAGAGAAAAAAAGAGTTTTTGTAAATGAGATGTATGAAAGAGGATTATTCCCTTATACAAAAAGATATCTTCCTAGTTTTAATAACCATTTTTCAACAATTGGTGTAAATGGTATTAATGAAATGATAATTAACTTTACTCAAAAAGAGTTTGATATTGCAAGTGAGTATGGTATTTCTTTTGCTAATGAAATCTTAGAATTTATGAGAGACAAGATGGTTCATTATCAAGAAGAGACAGGAAACCTATATAATCTAGAAGCTACACCAGCAGAGGGTACAACATATCGTTTTGCCAAAGAAGATAAAAAAAGATATAAAGATATTTTACAAGCAGGATTTGGGAAAAATATCTATTATACAAATTCATCTCAGCTTCCAGTTGATTATACAGATGATGTCTTTAAAGCTTTAGATTTACAAGATAATTTACAAACTAAATATACAGGAGGAACAGTTTTACATCTTTATATGCAAGAAAAAATTTCAAGTGTAGAAGCTTGTAGGAAGTTAGTTAAAAATGTAATTTCAAATTATACTCTACCTTATATAACAATAACACCTGTTTTTTCAATTTGTCCAAAACATGGATATATAAGTGGGGAGTATGAATATTGTCCAAAATGTGACCAAGAAATCTTAGATGAGGAGTTAGAAAATGCAAAGCATAGAGCTTAA
- a CDS encoding ATP-binding protein encodes MESLINLKKLTIVYFIVFISLIFWAFFAFSTMNQMIASQKIYAKIINITGKQRMLSQRTALMAKLSFESGSSYHIDKTKELLEKMRTDHNFIISNITSDKIKKIYFEEKYRLDFHVQTYLKLIEEFLNNKSKENLLNIEKYSNEILPKLDYAVVNFEKESDEKIESLKNQELYILLGTLLTILLEAILIVVPSIRYNKKKEQELIDLNTSLKKQIEEEVSKNRRQNLIIAEHSKNLTMKEILNNIAHQWRQPLSIITTCVSGLRLKKDYNNLSDEDLQKSIDIVLENSTYLSNTIENFRAFFDETSNTYYSFNTIISKAKELLSHKLDNSHINIIEEIEEISYYGNETKITQVFIHILNNCIDVLKEKEANNRYIFINIKKYNDLILIKIQDNGKGISLAIENKIFEPYFTTKHQSLGKGIDLYNCKQIIETIFKGKIVARNEVKSYKEKEFKGACFTITIPLKNQSVAS; translated from the coding sequence ATGGAAAGTTTAATTAACTTAAAAAAGCTAACAATAGTTTATTTTATTGTATTTATATCACTTATATTTTGGGCATTTTTTGCATTTTCAACAATGAACCAAATGATTGCAAGTCAAAAGATATATGCAAAAATAATAAATATTACTGGAAAACAAAGAATGCTTTCACAAAGAACAGCTCTAATGGCTAAATTAAGTTTTGAAAGTGGAAGTAGCTATCATATAGATAAAACAAAAGAACTACTAGAAAAAATGCGAACTGATCACAACTTTATTATTTCTAATATTACTTCTGACAAAATTAAAAAAATCTATTTTGAAGAGAAATATAGACTTGATTTTCATGTTCAAACTTATCTTAAATTAATTGAAGAGTTCTTAAATAACAAAAGTAAAGAGAACTTACTAAATATAGAAAAATATTCAAATGAAATCCTTCCAAAACTCGATTATGCAGTAGTTAATTTTGAAAAAGAGAGTGATGAAAAAATAGAGAGTTTAAAAAATCAAGAACTTTATATTTTATTAGGTACTTTATTAACTATTCTTCTTGAAGCAATTTTAATTGTAGTTCCTTCAATACGATATAACAAAAAGAAAGAACAAGAATTAATTGATTTAAATACAAGTTTAAAAAAACAAATAGAAGAAGAAGTAAGTAAAAATAGAAGACAAAACCTAATAATTGCAGAACACTCAAAAAATCTTACAATGAAAGAGATTTTAAATAATATTGCCCACCAATGGAGACAACCTTTATCTATAATAACTACTTGTGTTAGTGGTTTACGGTTAAAAAAGGATTATAATAACCTGAGTGATGAAGATTTACAAAAAAGTATTGATATTGTATTAGAAAACTCAACTTATCTTTCAAATACAATAGAAAACTTTAGAGCCTTTTTTGATGAGACTAGTAATACATATTATAGTTTTAACACTATTATCTCAAAAGCAAAAGAACTTCTTTCTCATAAATTAGATAATAGCCATATTAATATTATTGAAGAAATTGAAGAAATTTCTTATTATGGTAATGAAACAAAAATAACACAAGTATTTATTCATATTTTAAATAATTGTATTGATGTATTAAAAGAGAAAGAGGCTAATAATAGATATATTTTTATAAATATTAAAAAATATAATGATTTAATTCTTATAAAAATACAAGATAATGGAAAAGGTATTAGCCTTGCTATTGAAAATAAAATATTTGAGCCATATTTTACAACAAAACATCAATCTTTAGGAAAAGGTATTGATTTATATAATTGTAAACAAATTATAGAAACAATTTTTAAAGGAAAAATTGTAGCAAGAAATGAAGTTAAATCTTATAAAGAGAAAGAATTTAAAGGGGCTTGTTTTACAATAACAATCCCCTTAAAAAATCAATCAGTAGCTTCATGA
- the rsmG gene encoding 16S rRNA (guanine(527)-N(7))-methyltransferase RsmG, whose product MLHNIDLEKLKIDKEFFHRCDIFITLLQKWGKVHNLSGRLTKEDIEENIIDSISPLEFIDNYDSFADIGTGAGYPGLILAMAKADKKSYLIEPRQKRVAFLNFVKNSLGLKNVEVLCKRVEEVEGLKVDLVTSRAVTNTKLLLDITANISTDKTSFLFYKGSLLESEIEEAKLKNCIIHSRKDRNYLYLKGKI is encoded by the coding sequence ATGCTTCATAATATAGATTTAGAAAAACTAAAGATAGACAAAGAGTTTTTTCATAGATGTGATATTTTTATCACTTTACTTCAAAAATGGGGTAAAGTTCATAATTTAAGTGGAAGATTAACTAAAGAAGACATTGAAGAGAATATTATTGATTCAATCTCTCCTTTAGAGTTCATTGATAATTATGATAGCTTTGCTGATATTGGTACAGGAGCAGGTTATCCTGGACTTATTTTAGCTATGGCAAAAGCAGATAAAAAATCTTATTTAATTGAGCCAAGACAAAAAAGAGTTGCTTTTTTAAATTTTGTAAAAAATAGTCTAGGTTTAAAAAATGTAGAAGTTCTTTGTAAAAGAGTTGAAGAGGTTGAAGGGTTAAAAGTTGATTTAGTTACTTCAAGAGCAGTTACTAATACAAAACTTCTCTTGGATATTACAGCAAACATCTCTACTGATAAAACATCTTTTTTATTTTATAAAGGTTCTTTGTTAGAAAGTGAAATTGAAGAGGCTAAACTAAAAAATTGTATTATTCATAGCAGAAAAGATAGAAACTACTTATATTTAAAAGGTAAAATATGA
- the ribA gene encoding GTP cyclohydrolase II — MNIEKSNIANLPTKYGKFKIRAYKQDNQEHLAIMSENFENIESPYVRIHSECLTGDTLGSLKCDCQNQLDLALKFISKEGGLVIYHRQEGRNIGLLNKVNAYALQDQGRNTIEANLELGFGEDDRDYSVVDEIFKDLGLKKIKLITNNPEKIAYVESLGVEIVERIPAITKINVHNEHYVNTKKEKMGHMF, encoded by the coding sequence ATGAATATAGAAAAATCGAATATTGCTAACCTGCCTACAAAATATGGAAAATTTAAAATAAGAGCTTATAAGCAAGATAACCAAGAACATTTAGCAATAATGAGTGAAAACTTTGAAAATATTGAATCTCCTTATGTAAGAATTCACTCTGAATGTTTAACTGGTGATACACTAGGAAGCTTAAAATGTGATTGTCAAAATCAACTTGACTTAGCACTTAAATTTATCTCAAAAGAGGGTGGTTTAGTAATTTATCACAGACAAGAAGGAAGAAACATAGGTTTATTAAATAAAGTTAATGCCTATGCTTTACAAGACCAAGGTAGAAATACAATTGAAGCAAATTTAGAGCTTGGATTTGGTGAAGATGATAGAGATTACTCTGTAGTTGATGAAATCTTCAAAGATTTAGGTTTAAAAAAGATTAAATTAATTACAAATAATCCTGAAAAAATTGCTTATGTTGAATCTTTAGGAGTTGAAATAGTAGAAAGAATTCCTGCTATTACAAAAATAAATGTTCATAATGAACACTATGTAAATACAAAAAAAGAGAAAATGGGGCATATGTTTTAA
- a CDS encoding PAS domain-containing sensor histidine kinase: MSQTYQEAIENSNIVSKTDINGIITFVNDEFCKISGFTKEELLGSNHNIVRHPDVPKENFTLLWSTILSKKPYKTTVKNLCKNGQTVYLNTTITPILDENEKIKEFIAIRYDVTQEVELKKDLEQKDKELKLLNKTLEQKVKEQTAKLLELNQTLEQRIEKEVEKNKEKQKLLFWQSRMASLGQMLANIAHQWRQPLTELTLTLYNLKKASKVQKEKSIDLYYKESLKIINNMSKTIDDFSNFFNPNKEKKKFCVKTCIEEALTITKKMLEKQGINISTDIERFSIFGISNELSQVIINLLQNSTDALKDKENEKKIHIKTFIENSNAIIEFSDNAGGIEEQTLDKIFEPYFTTKHQANGTGLGLFMSKMIIEKSLNGKVSAKNYNNGLKLEIKIPLEK; the protein is encoded by the coding sequence ATGAGTCAAACATATCAAGAAGCAATTGAAAACTCAAATATAGTATCAAAAACTGATATTAATGGAATTATCACTTTTGTAAATGATGAATTCTGTAAAATTTCAGGTTTTACAAAAGAAGAGCTTCTTGGTAGTAATCATAATATCGTAAGACACCCTGATGTTCCAAAGGAGAACTTTACTCTTCTTTGGAGTACAATTCTTTCAAAAAAGCCCTATAAGACTACAGTTAAAAACCTTTGTAAAAATGGTCAGACAGTATATTTAAATACCACTATTACTCCTATTTTAGATGAAAATGAAAAAATCAAAGAGTTTATTGCTATTAGATATGATGTTACACAAGAAGTAGAATTAAAAAAAGATTTAGAACAAAAAGATAAAGAGTTAAAGCTATTAAATAAAACTTTAGAACAAAAAGTTAAAGAGCAAACAGCAAAACTTCTTGAATTAAATCAAACTTTAGAACAAAGAATTGAAAAGGAAGTTGAAAAAAACAAAGAGAAACAAAAACTTCTTTTTTGGCAATCAAGAATGGCAAGTTTAGGTCAAATGCTAGCAAATATTGCCCATCAATGGAGACAACCTCTTACTGAACTTACATTAACCCTTTATAATTTAAAAAAAGCTTCTAAAGTGCAAAAAGAAAAGAGTATTGATTTATATTATAAAGAATCATTAAAAATAATCAATAATATGTCAAAAACTATTGATGATTTTTCTAACTTTTTTAATCCAAACAAGGAAAAAAAGAAATTTTGTGTAAAGACTTGTATAGAAGAGGCTTTAACTATTACAAAAAAAATGCTTGAAAAACAGGGTATAAATATAAGTACTGATATTGAAAGATTTAGTATTTTTGGTATCTCAAATGAACTTTCTCAAGTTATTATTAATTTATTGCAAAACTCTACAGACGCCTTAAAAGATAAAGAGAATGAAAAGAAAATTCATATAAAAACTTTTATTGAAAACTCTAATGCCATAATTGAATTTAGTGATAATGCAGGTGGAATAGAAGAGCAAACTTTAGATAAAATATTTGAACCCTATTTTACAACGAAACACCAAGCAAATGGTACGGGACTTGGACTATTTATGTCTAAAATGATTATTGAAAAAAGTTTAAATGGAAAAGTTAGTGCAAAAAATTATAATAATGGACTAAAACTAGAAATAAAAATTCCTTTGGAGAAATAA
- a CDS encoding PP0621 family protein — MILKILAVALVLFLIYIVLFKKDREKSVNNKSKENEKIEDVMVECPTCGTYVSKKEAIISNGKYFCSKDCLLNK; from the coding sequence ATGATTTTAAAGATTTTAGCAGTAGCTCTTGTCCTATTTTTAATCTATATTGTTTTGTTTAAAAAAGATAGAGAAAAAAGTGTAAATAATAAATCTAAAGAAAATGAAAAAATTGAAGATGTTATGGTTGAATGTCCAACTTGTGGTACTTATGTTTCTAAAAAAGAGGCAATAATAAGTAATGGCAAATACTTTTGTTCAAAAGATTGTTTATTAAATAAATAG
- the glyS gene encoding glycine--tRNA ligase subunit beta produces the protein MNKPLLIEIGVEELPAIPFLKELPNIEKKWADILEKNRLLCDFDFFYTPRRLVLWHREFQIKQEDSVEELFGAPVKIAFKDGKPTPAAEGFAKKCGVNVDELGKVDQGRGEVLYYKKEVSGIEAKDLLNEMINEFIASLEFGKSMRWSSRSDSFIRPIRSLSIILGEEIVEAELFGVKSSNFSFAHRMVSYEPFTYDFAGDYFCKLDKNGVILYPDERKKTILEQMKKIEEENSVKIEIDQELLEEVVAITEYPTALIGKFDEEFLELPEEVIVTSMKEHQRYFAVYKDTELTNNFIVVSNSKTEDFSLIVAGNEKVLRPRLADAMFFWKNDIANGLSNEGLKKLVFVEGLGSMYEKCEREAKIATFLANEFKLEDKELVQKAVMLSKADLMSEMVYEFTELQGLMGYYYAKIAGEKEELYTALKEQYLPDGEDSDLPSTVFSSIVALSYKLDNLMGLFSVGKIPSGSKDPFGLRRAAAGIVKIAIEHKLPIDLEKIIDALLENYKGLDKQKLIEFFNERLFKIFDVNPSVLKAVLGSKETDVYEISKKLCALNPIVLSDNFKEYSATFKRVANIIKDINVDSELTVDETLFEDKEEKELYSSFNNVVSKEYLNYEDELDALFGLKPQLDNFFDNVFVNHEDEKIKANRKNIIGKVYQAFKKIADIKEITI, from the coding sequence ATGAATAAACCATTATTAATAGAGATTGGTGTAGAAGAATTACCAGCAATTCCATTTTTAAAAGAGTTACCAAATATAGAGAAAAAATGGGCAGATATTTTAGAAAAGAATAGATTATTATGTGATTTTGATTTCTTTTATACACCAAGAAGATTAGTATTATGGCATAGAGAATTTCAAATTAAACAAGAAGATTCAGTAGAAGAACTATTTGGAGCTCCTGTAAAAATTGCTTTTAAAGATGGTAAGCCAACTCCTGCAGCAGAAGGTTTTGCTAAAAAATGTGGTGTAAACGTTGACGAATTAGGAAAAGTTGACCAAGGAAGAGGGGAAGTATTATATTATAAAAAAGAGGTTTCAGGAATTGAAGCTAAAGATTTATTAAATGAGATGATTAATGAATTTATTGCCTCTTTAGAGTTTGGTAAATCAATGAGATGGTCAAGTAGAAGTGATAGCTTTATTAGACCTATTAGATCATTATCTATTATTTTAGGAGAAGAGATAGTTGAAGCTGAACTTTTTGGAGTAAAATCTTCTAACTTCTCATTCGCACATAGAATGGTTTCATATGAGCCATTTACATATGATTTTGCAGGTGATTATTTTTGTAAATTAGATAAAAATGGTGTTATTCTTTATCCTGATGAAAGAAAGAAAACTATTTTAGAACAAATGAAAAAAATAGAAGAAGAGAATTCTGTAAAAATTGAAATTGACCAAGAATTATTAGAAGAAGTAGTTGCAATTACTGAATATCCAACTGCTTTAATTGGTAAATTTGATGAAGAGTTCTTAGAGTTACCAGAAGAGGTTATTGTAACTTCTATGAAAGAACATCAAAGATATTTTGCTGTTTATAAAGATACAGAATTAACAAATAACTTTATTGTAGTATCAAACTCTAAAACTGAAGATTTCTCATTAATAGTTGCTGGAAATGAAAAAGTATTAAGACCAAGACTTGCTGATGCAATGTTTTTCTGGAAAAATGATATTGCAAATGGACTTTCAAATGAGGGACTTAAAAAGCTTGTATTTGTTGAAGGTTTAGGTTCAATGTATGAAAAATGTGAAAGAGAAGCTAAGATAGCAACATTTTTAGCAAATGAGTTTAAACTAGAAGATAAAGAGCTGGTTCAAAAAGCAGTAATGCTTTCAAAAGCTGATTTAATGTCAGAAATGGTTTATGAATTTACAGAGTTACAAGGTCTTATGGGATACTACTATGCTAAAATTGCTGGAGAAAAAGAAGAACTTTATACAGCATTAAAAGAGCAATATTTACCAGATGGAGAAGACTCAGATTTACCATCTACGGTTTTCTCATCAATTGTAGCTCTTTCATATAAACTTGATAATTTAATGGGATTATTCTCTGTTGGAAAAATTCCTAGTGGCTCAAAAGATCCATTTGGATTAAGAAGAGCAGCAGCAGGTATTGTTAAGATTGCAATAGAGCATAAACTACCAATTGATTTAGAGAAAATTATTGATGCCTTACTTGAGAATTATAAAGGTTTAGATAAACAAAAACTTATTGAGTTTTTTAATGAAAGACTATTTAAAATTTTTGATGTAAACCCATCTGTATTAAAAGCTGTACTTGGTTCAAAAGAGACAGATGTTTATGAAATTTCTAAGAAATTATGTGCTTTAAATCCAATTGTATTAAGTGATAATTTTAAAGAGTATTCAGCAACATTTAAAAGGGTTGCAAATATTATCAAAGATATTAATGTAGATTCTGAATTAACTGTAGATGAGACACTTTTTGAAGATAAAGAAGAAAAAGAGTTATACTCTTCATTTAATAATGTAGTTTCTAAAGAATACTTAAATTATGAAGATGAGTTAGATGCTTTATTTGGATTAAAGCCTCAACTGGATAATTTCTTTGACAATGTTTTTGTTAATCATGAAGATGAAAAAATAAAAGCAAATAGAAAAAATATTATAGGTAAAGTATATCAAGCATTTAAAAAGATTGCAGATATAAAAGAGATTACAATATAA